The DNA region TTTCCAGCAGGAAAGTGACCATTGCTCTGAGCATTGCCATTCTGTGGCTCGAAGTTCTGCCGAGTTTTCTGGTTCCTGGCATCGAATTTCACTCCTTACCTGTGTTTCGTTCGGCGCAGCCGCGCCTCGATTATTCTTCGTCCTTGGAAAGGTCAAATCCCAGTGACTGTAACTTCCAGATAACCTCTTCCAGCGACTTTTTGCCCAGGTTGCGGACCTTCATCATCTCTTCCGGAGATTTGTTGATGAGGTCGGCCACCGTATTGACGCTGGCTCTCTTCAGACAGTTGAATGCGCGGACAGATAAGTCAAGCTCTTCAATGGTCATCTCAAGGAGTTTGTCCTTGCCGGTATCCTCTTTTTTATCCATAATCTCAGTGGCACTCACTTCATCGGAAAGATCGACGAAATGATTGAGTTGTCTATTGAGGATCTTGGCCGCCAGACTGACCGCCTCTTTTGCAGAGATCGTGCCGTCTGTCCAGACTTCAAGCGTTAATTTATCATAGTCGGTTATCTGCTCCACGCGGGTATTCTCAACGGTATAATTGACCTTGAGCACGGGGGTGTAGATGCTGTCCACGGCGATGGTGCCAACCGGAGCTTTCTCGAGCTCGGTGTGTTTGTTGCGGTCAGCGGACACATAGCCCTGCCCTTTTTTGAGGGTGATCTCCATGTTGAGCTTCGCGCCCGCATCCAGCGTTGCAATATGCATGCTCGGATCCAGGATCTCCACCTCGGAGTCACACTCAATACTGCCCGCAGTCACTTCGCACTCGCCCTGTGCATCAATCCGTACCGTCTTGGGCTCATCGCAATACAGCTTTGCGGTAAGGCCCTTAATGTTGAGGATAATTTCGGTTACGTCTTCTTTTACGCCCGGGATTGTCGAGAATTCGTGCTGGATGCCATCGATTTTCACCGAGATGACAGCAACACCAGGAAGAGAGGATAACAGCACGCGGCGCAGCGAATTGCCAAGCGTCGTACCGAAGCCTCTGTCCAGCGGTTCCGCCACAAATTTGCCGTAGGTACCGTCAGATTTGAGCTCGACCGTTTCTATCTTGGGCTCTATGATCTTAACCATATTGGACCCTCCTATCTGGCAGGACCAGTCCCGCCGTTTCATTCTCGTTTCCCTGTAAACCCACAGCCAACCAGGCTGCCAGCGGAGTTTTCACACTACGCAGCATGATTATTTGCTGTACAACTCGACGATCAGATGCTCCTCAACGTCAAGGTCGATATCCTCACGGTTCGGAAGCTCCACGATCCGGCCGGTCATGTTCTGCTTGTTGCATTCGAGCCACTTCGGCACCGGACGCGCGCCCATCGCTTCGACCACGCCTTTGAGCTTGTCGCTCTTCGAAGAAACCGCGATCACATCGCCCGCTTTGCACAGGATCGACGGGATATTGGCTTTCTTGCCGTTTACCGTGAAGTGGTTGTGACGCACAAGCTGGCGCGCTTCTTTTCTCGAGGAAGCGAAGCCCAGGCGGTAAACCACGTTGTCAAGTCTCGACTCGCAGATTCGCAGCAGGTTTTCACCCGTCATGCCGGCTTTGCGCTCCGCCATCTCAAAATACTTCAAGAACTGGCTTTCGAGCACGCCGTAATAACGTCTGGCCTGCTGTTTGGCGCGCAGCTGGATTCCATACTCGGAAAGTTTTCTTGCGCGCGCTTTGCCGTGCTGCCCCGGAACGGAAGCTCTGCGGGTGACGGCACATTTGTCGGTGTAGCAACGCTCGCCCTTCAGGAACAGTTTCTTGTTCTCTCTGCGGCAGAGTCTGCATACAGCACCGGTATATCTTGCCATTAATTGCACCTCCTGATTGGTTTGCATGCCCACGGTAAGACATGGGCACTTCTAACGCACATACGTGCAGTGGACGGCTGTTATACGCGTCTACGTTTCGGCGGACGGCATCCGTTATGCGGGATGGGGGTCACGTCCTTGATCATGTTGACTTCAAGCCCCGCGGCCTGCAGCGCGCGGATTGCAGCCTCACGTCCGGCACCCGGTCCCTTCACGAAAACCTCAACCGTTTTGAGCCCGTGCTCCATGGCGGCTTTCGCAGCGGTCTCGGCAGCGGTCTGCGCGGCGAACGGAGTGCTCTTTCTGGAGCCACGGAAGCCGAGCCCGCCGGCCGAAGCCCAAGAAAGCGCATTGCCCTGGGTATCGGTGATCGTAACGATCGTGTTGTTAAACGTGGACTGGATATGAGCGGCGCCGCGCTCGATATTCTTGCGTTCACGGCGTCTGCGAGTGGCCTTTTTGGCAACAGCTTTTGCCATCGTCTATATCCCTCCCTAATTACTTCTTCTTGTTGGCGATTGTTTTCTTCGGACCTTTTCTGGTACGCGCGTTGGTCTTGGTCCGCTGTCCGCGTACCGGCAGGCCTCTGCGGTGACGGATGCCGCGATAGCAGCCGATTTCGGTCAGACGTTTGATGTTGAGCGCGACTTCACGACGGAGATCGCCTTCCACATGGACGTTGTGATCGATATATTCACGCAGCTTGGACACGTCGTCCTCGGTGAGGTCCTTGACACGGATGTCAGGGTTCACGCCGGTGGACGCGAGGATTTCCTGAGCGGTTTTGCGACCGATGCCGAAGATGTAGGTCAGACCGATCTCGATCCGCTTATCTCTCGGCAGGTCAACGCCAGCTATACGAGCCATACTTTTGTTGCACCTCCATTATTCGGTTTGCACTTAGCCCTGACGCTGTTTGTGCTTGGGGTTTTGGCAAATGACCATGATGCGGCCTTTGCGCTTGATGATCTTGCACTTCTCGCAAATGGGCTTAACGGAAGGTCTTACTTTCATCTGAAATTACCTCCTTTGATTCCCTTGACTGGTTGGTCTGGCTTATTTGGAACGCCAGGTGATGCGTCCCTTGGTCAGGTCGTATGGAGACATCTCCAGTGTGACCTTATCTCCCGGCAAAATACGGATGAAGTTCATCCGCAGTTTCCCTGATATATGAGCCAAAAGCTGATGTCCGTTGGGCAGCTCAACGCGAAACTGCGCGTTGGGCAAGCTTTCCACGACGACGCCTTCAATTTCGATGACATCTTCTTTAGACAAGCAAAATACCTCCCTCTTTCTGCGTAAGCGCCCGAAGCGCCCCCCGCAGCTTTTTGTTCGTTTCGATGCCGGATAAATCCAGCCGTGTGTTGGTTTTCCGAATGTGTTTTACGCTCTTGCGCTTGGGTCTCTCAAGCGGCCGCCGCTTGCCGTCGGCAAGCAGGACATACCCTTTTTCCACCGCGAGCACCAGGTAAAACCCATCCGCGTCATGCCCCGCAATCGACTTTACCACCTGTCCCGCTTCGATCCGCATCCCGCACCTCCCTTAAGGCTGTGTCAGGATTACCGGACCGTCCGCGGTAATTGCAATGGTATTTTCGAAATGCGCTGCCAGCCCGTGATCGACGGTCACGACCGTCCATCCGTCACTGAGGGTTTTCACTGCCGGACCATGCTGGGTGATCATCGGCTCGACCGCGAGAACCATGCCCGCGACCAGCCGGATGCCGTGGCCCGGCCGCCCGTAGTTCGGGACTTCCGGTTCCTCATGCATTTCACGTCCGATGCCGTGGCCCACATATTCGCGCACCACGCCATAACCCTGCGGTTCCACGTAGGACTGCACCGCATGCCCGATGTCCCCGAGCCGCGCGCCAACCTGCATGACCGCCATCGCGGCCAACAGGCTTTCGCGCGTCGCATCCATCAGCCTCTGGGCCTCATCGCTGATCCGCCCTGCGGCAAAGGTTCCCGCGGTATCCCCCTGGTAGCCGTCAATGACGGCCCCCACGTCGATGCTCACGATGTCGCCCTCCTGGATCACGCGTTTGCCCGGGATGCCGTGGATCACCTCGTCGTTCACCGAGATGCATGCGCTCCCTGGAAAACCACCATACCCCAAAAACGAGGGTTTGGCTCCCTTGGAAAGAATAAAACTCTTGATAATGCGGTCAATTTCCCCGGTCGTAACGCCCGGTTTGACCGCCGCGCCGCCCACCTGCAGCGCCTGTGCCGTAATAGAGCCCGCCTTGCGCATTTTGGCAAGCTCCTTAGAGGTCTTCAGCACAACCATATACTCAGGCCTCCAGGGCTTTCAGGGTCCGTGCAGTCGTTTCCTCCACGGTCCCCGCACCCTTGACCACCGCGAGCTTTCCAGCTTTCGCGTAGTAGTCCTTGAGCGGTTCAGTCTGCTGGTGATAAACATTCAGGCGATCCCGGATTGTCGCGGGCTCATCGTCCTTGCGGATGATCAGCCTGCCGCCGTCACGGTCGCACACCCCTTCGGTTTTCGGAGGTTTGTGCTCCACGTGGTAGCTCGCGCCGCACTTTTCGCAGACACGCCGGCCGGAAAGCCGGGCCGTGATGTCCTCGTCCGAGACCTCAAT from Anaerotruncus rubiinfantis includes:
- a CDS encoding DNA-directed RNA polymerase subunit alpha, with the protein product MVKIIEPKIETVELKSDGTYGKFVAEPLDRGFGTTLGNSLRRVLLSSLPGVAVISVKIDGIQHEFSTIPGVKEDVTEIILNIKGLTAKLYCDEPKTVRIDAQGECEVTAGSIECDSEVEILDPSMHIATLDAGAKLNMEITLKKGQGYVSADRNKHTELEKAPVGTIAVDSIYTPVLKVNYTVENTRVEQITDYDKLTLEVWTDGTISAKEAVSLAAKILNRQLNHFVDLSDEVSATEIMDKKEDTGKDKLLEMTIEELDLSVRAFNCLKRASVNTVADLINKSPEEMMKVRNLGKKSLEEVIWKLQSLGFDLSKDEE
- the rpsD gene encoding 30S ribosomal protein S4 — translated: MARYTGAVCRLCRRENKKLFLKGERCYTDKCAVTRRASVPGQHGKARARKLSEYGIQLRAKQQARRYYGVLESQFLKYFEMAERKAGMTGENLLRICESRLDNVVYRLGFASSRKEARQLVRHNHFTVNGKKANIPSILCKAGDVIAVSSKSDKLKGVVEAMGARPVPKWLECNKQNMTGRIVELPNREDIDLDVEEHLIVELYSK
- the rpsK gene encoding 30S ribosomal protein S11, with amino-acid sequence MAKAVAKKATRRRRERKNIERGAAHIQSTFNNTIVTITDTQGNALSWASAGGLGFRGSRKSTPFAAQTAAETAAKAAMEHGLKTVEVFVKGPGAGREAAIRALQAAGLEVNMIKDVTPIPHNGCRPPKRRRV
- the rpsM gene encoding 30S ribosomal protein S13; the protein is MARIAGVDLPRDKRIEIGLTYIFGIGRKTAQEILASTGVNPDIRVKDLTEDDVSKLREYIDHNVHVEGDLRREVALNIKRLTEIGCYRGIRHRRGLPVRGQRTKTNARTRKGPKKTIANKKK
- the rpmJ gene encoding 50S ribosomal protein L36, encoding MKVRPSVKPICEKCKIIKRKGRIMVICQNPKHKQRQG
- the infA gene encoding translation initiation factor IF-1 — translated: MSKEDVIEIEGVVVESLPNAQFRVELPNGHQLLAHISGKLRMNFIRILPGDKVTLEMSPYDLTKGRITWRSK
- a CDS encoding KOW domain-containing RNA-binding protein; the protein is MRIEAGQVVKSIAGHDADGFYLVLAVEKGYVLLADGKRRPLERPKRKSVKHIRKTNTRLDLSGIETNKKLRGALRALTQKEGGILLV
- the map gene encoding type I methionyl aminopeptidase, with the translated sequence MVVLKTSKELAKMRKAGSITAQALQVGGAAVKPGVTTGEIDRIIKSFILSKGAKPSFLGYGGFPGSACISVNDEVIHGIPGKRVIQEGDIVSIDVGAVIDGYQGDTAGTFAAGRISDEAQRLMDATRESLLAAMAVMQVGARLGDIGHAVQSYVEPQGYGVVREYVGHGIGREMHEEPEVPNYGRPGHGIRLVAGMVLAVEPMITQHGPAVKTLSDGWTVVTVDHGLAAHFENTIAITADGPVILTQP